One genomic region from Estrella lausannensis encodes:
- the alaS gene encoding alanine--tRNA ligase: MKSAVIRKNYLTYFQTNGHTIVPSSPVLPHDDPTLLFTNAGMNQFKDVFLGKSKRSYVRACSSQKCIRVGGKHNDLDNVGHTRRHLTFFEMLGNFSFGDYFKEEAIKFAWEVALKVFEFDGDRIWPSVFEKDDEAFEIWKRYVPEKRIVRLGEKDNFWAMGDTGPCGPCSELLYDRGSSYSTASNPYEDASGERFLEFWNLVFMQYNRLDAKTLENLPKPSVDTGSGLERVALLKQGVDSVFETDVLRALIRKTEEVSGVRYKEEDHTLAPAFRVISDHMRCLAFAIADGVAPGNTDRGYVLRKVLRRAVRYGKMLGFEKPFLASVLPALVEEMGQDYPELQANAGRIAEILTVEEESFFRTLRRGGSILKEVIERASESTKTISGEDAFKLKDTYGLPFDEILLLAKDQNLQVDSLRFEELEEEAKERSRGQKKTHQQIAGENPFEKFLHEKGPTQFTGYQELTSPAKVIGIFKDGSFVPSLSPEEEGEIILDKTPFYAEMGGQVGDRGSIASESLSFQVTDCKAPYKGVISHLGKLQSGTVSIGMEVTASVDAGRRVKIQNNHTATHLLHWALENVLGKHIKQAGSVVDDERLRFDFTHHKALTKEEIRTIEDLVNDKIRENNPVKSYELSYEAVQKRGDIKQFFGDKYDAEVRVIDIDFSKELCGGTHTSRSGNIGAFRISKESSIASGIRRIEAVTGSAAENFGRESEDLLETVAEKLKSQPQKLLTRVLGLLEENAGLSKELKELKREKLDLAAKDFAAKAETVKGIAFVAEKAPVTSADLRPFADALLEKMRSGVVVLGVDAGEGKCQLIAKVSDDIVKKGIKASDIIQKIAPIVGGSGGGREQLATCGGKDASKIVEALNEVAGILEKA, from the coding sequence ATGAAATCTGCTGTCATCAGAAAAAATTATCTCACCTATTTCCAAACAAACGGGCACACCATCGTCCCCTCTTCCCCCGTGCTGCCTCATGATGACCCCACACTCCTCTTCACAAACGCCGGGATGAATCAATTTAAAGATGTTTTTTTGGGAAAAAGCAAGCGCAGCTATGTCAGGGCCTGCTCCAGCCAAAAATGCATCCGCGTGGGCGGCAAACATAACGATCTGGACAACGTCGGCCATACTCGGCGCCACTTAACCTTTTTTGAGATGCTGGGCAACTTCTCTTTTGGGGACTATTTCAAGGAAGAGGCCATCAAATTTGCCTGGGAAGTGGCTCTTAAGGTCTTTGAGTTTGACGGAGACCGTATCTGGCCCTCCGTCTTTGAAAAAGATGATGAGGCCTTCGAGATCTGGAAACGCTACGTCCCCGAAAAACGCATCGTAAGGCTTGGGGAGAAAGACAACTTCTGGGCCATGGGCGACACCGGCCCTTGCGGTCCATGCTCTGAGCTTCTCTATGACAGAGGCAGCAGCTATTCGACAGCGAGCAATCCCTACGAAGACGCGAGCGGCGAGCGCTTTTTAGAGTTTTGGAACTTAGTCTTTATGCAGTACAACCGCCTTGACGCCAAAACCCTTGAAAATCTGCCCAAACCCTCCGTCGATACAGGTTCTGGCTTGGAGAGGGTGGCGCTCCTCAAGCAGGGCGTCGACAGCGTCTTTGAAACAGATGTTTTAAGGGCGCTCATCCGAAAAACGGAAGAGGTTTCGGGGGTCCGCTACAAAGAGGAAGACCACACGCTGGCGCCAGCGTTCCGAGTCATCTCCGACCATATGCGCTGTCTGGCATTTGCCATCGCCGATGGCGTGGCGCCGGGAAATACCGATCGAGGTTATGTACTCAGGAAAGTGCTAAGACGCGCTGTCCGCTACGGAAAAATGCTCGGTTTTGAAAAACCCTTTTTAGCTTCCGTGCTTCCTGCTTTGGTCGAGGAGATGGGGCAGGACTATCCCGAGCTTCAGGCCAACGCCGGACGCATCGCCGAAATCCTGACGGTGGAAGAAGAATCCTTCTTCAGAACATTGCGTCGCGGTGGATCGATTTTAAAAGAGGTCATCGAAAGAGCGTCCGAGAGTACAAAAACCATCTCCGGCGAAGACGCCTTCAAGCTAAAAGACACCTATGGTCTGCCGTTCGATGAGATTTTGCTGCTTGCCAAGGACCAAAATCTTCAGGTCGACTCTCTGCGCTTTGAAGAGCTCGAAGAGGAAGCCAAAGAGCGCTCACGCGGGCAAAAGAAAACCCACCAGCAGATAGCGGGTGAAAACCCCTTTGAAAAGTTCCTTCATGAAAAGGGTCCAACCCAATTTACAGGCTATCAGGAGCTCACATCCCCGGCAAAAGTGATCGGCATCTTTAAAGACGGATCCTTTGTCCCCTCCCTCTCCCCAGAAGAGGAAGGAGAAATCATCCTGGATAAAACCCCCTTCTACGCTGAGATGGGAGGACAGGTAGGTGACAGAGGTTCCATCGCCTCAGAAAGCTTAAGCTTCCAGGTAACGGACTGCAAAGCGCCTTACAAAGGGGTCATCAGCCATTTAGGAAAACTCCAGTCGGGAACTGTCTCAATCGGTATGGAGGTGACAGCCTCCGTCGATGCCGGAAGAAGGGTTAAAATCCAAAACAACCACACCGCGACCCACCTTCTCCACTGGGCCCTTGAAAATGTGCTTGGCAAGCATATCAAGCAAGCCGGCTCTGTCGTAGACGATGAACGGTTGAGGTTTGACTTCACCCATCACAAGGCTCTTACCAAAGAAGAGATCCGAACAATCGAGGACTTAGTCAACGACAAAATCCGGGAAAACAACCCCGTTAAATCATATGAGCTCTCCTATGAGGCTGTTCAAAAACGCGGGGACATCAAGCAGTTTTTCGGCGACAAATATGACGCTGAAGTGCGCGTCATCGATATCGATTTCTCGAAAGAACTTTGCGGAGGCACCCACACCTCGAGATCGGGTAACATAGGCGCTTTCCGCATCAGCAAAGAGAGCAGTATCGCAAGCGGCATCCGCAGAATCGAAGCCGTTACCGGTTCTGCTGCCGAGAACTTTGGAAGAGAGAGTGAAGACCTTCTGGAAACAGTTGCCGAAAAGCTAAAGTCGCAACCTCAAAAACTTCTGACACGAGTGCTGGGCCTTCTCGAAGAGAATGCCGGCCTTTCCAAGGAGCTCAAGGAACTGAAAAGAGAGAAGCTGGACCTTGCCGCAAAAGATTTTGCCGCCAAAGCCGAGACCGTCAAAGGCATCGCCTTCGTGGCAGAAAAAGCTCCGGTAACCTCTGCCGACCTCCGTCCCTTTGCCGACGCGCTCCTCGAAAAAATGAGAAGCGGCGTGGTCGTTCTCGGTGTGGATGCGGGCGAGGGAAAATGCCAGCTCATCGCTAAAGTGAGCGATGATATTGTTAAAAAGGGAATCAAAGCCTCGGATATCATCCAAAAAATCGCACCGATTGTCGGCGGCAGCGGCGGCGGCAGGGAACAGCTTGCCACCTGCGGTGGAAAGGATGCGTCTAAAATCGTCGAAGCTTTGAATGAAGTGGCGGGTATTCTTGAGAAAGCATGA
- the mfd gene encoding transcription-repair coupling factor — MTDAASKITEFALRNEGLKEALSALARKEHLLMEGLFNAPKALFLHLAEKMTGKHLLIISGETQDLGSLFQDLEFFSPRPILEFPAWETLPNENIPPSPDIVGARYSVLEKIKDLKEPLIILTSPQALLQKIVQKPVFDKLTISLEERATYPFQDLIDKLIEMGYERKAVASDKGEFAVRGCIIDIFPVSYPDPYRIEFFGDDIESLRRFDPIGQKSVEKVSKISITPAREMELLEKVQYQGTLFDYLGKETLVVLDDLLAIEDRLSSLAAMLETPPPSFSTIEELFTAVERLSCLFLTKGELEELTEVKASGTKRSGYYADSSLHSISFEMFQRSFKATRFNHPFKRIDAFLADEEVGEGLQGEEILLSLGRLPQESALFLLNTSESDKSTLAKRLADGAISLPEETDVSLGYLSSGFGVHDPAFLVIPTTEITHRHRIRRQKMRSTYHFTPSEFFDLAKGELVVHLQHGIGRYLGQEKQKDVHGHEKEHLLIEYADNSRLFVPMHQMHLVTKYIGATDDIPKLHEIGGTRWAKTREKTEKAIVGYAKDLLELYAKREFKGGFSFNEDSADMQAFEEEFPYEETEDQLDAIARVKEDMRSKKAMDRLICGDVGYGKTEVAMRASFKAVVDGGKQVAMLVPTTVLAMQHYENFVERMRNFPVRIGILSRFQTPKEQKRTIEGVFDGSVDILIGTHRIVSGDILFKDLGLVIIDEEQRFGVKAKEHLKRIKVGVDCLTLSATPIPRTLYLSLSGARDMSVINTPPQDRLPIKTAITEPADQVIKTALMRELARDGQAFFIHNRVETLPDMEIRLQKLLPKARIASVHGQMHSDEIDTMFHAFKSGKIDILVATSIIESGIDIPNANTILIDRADRFGLAELYQLRGRVGRWNRRAYAYFLVNRIQSLPELTRKRLTALAESVGFGGGMKLAMRDLEIRGAGDILGTEQSGHVASIGFHFYCKLLKRTIRALQGEKVPLLVETKIDLPYEAFIPESYVDTSSLRMEIYQRIGEAEHFEALEALWSELRDRFGPQPRPVKTLYHLSRIRLHAAKKGYTHLKLDNVSLLAEKTKGREIIESRRLLVGSKPSIEDLEVKILKNL; from the coding sequence ATGACGGACGCTGCCTCTAAGATCACCGAATTTGCTTTACGAAACGAGGGTTTGAAAGAAGCTCTTTCAGCCCTCGCAAGAAAGGAACACCTCCTGATGGAGGGGCTTTTCAATGCACCGAAAGCCCTTTTTCTCCATCTTGCCGAGAAGATGACAGGAAAGCACCTCCTGATCATTTCCGGCGAAACCCAGGATCTGGGGTCTCTTTTTCAGGATCTTGAATTTTTCAGTCCTCGCCCGATTTTGGAGTTTCCTGCCTGGGAGACGCTCCCCAACGAAAATATCCCGCCCAGCCCCGACATCGTTGGCGCCCGCTACTCCGTCCTTGAAAAAATCAAAGATTTGAAAGAACCGCTCATCATTCTGACAAGTCCTCAGGCCCTCCTGCAAAAGATCGTGCAAAAACCTGTGTTCGATAAGCTGACGATCTCGCTTGAAGAGAGGGCGACTTATCCCTTCCAGGATTTGATCGATAAGCTGATTGAAATGGGATACGAAAGGAAAGCTGTTGCCAGCGACAAGGGCGAGTTCGCCGTTCGCGGATGCATCATCGACATATTTCCCGTCTCCTACCCTGATCCCTACCGCATCGAATTTTTCGGCGATGACATCGAGTCCCTGAGACGTTTCGATCCCATCGGCCAAAAATCCGTTGAAAAGGTGAGCAAGATATCCATCACACCTGCCCGGGAGATGGAACTGCTCGAAAAAGTTCAATACCAGGGCACTCTCTTTGATTATCTGGGCAAAGAAACACTAGTTGTGTTGGACGACCTTCTGGCCATCGAAGACCGTTTGAGCTCTCTTGCCGCGATGCTGGAAACGCCGCCCCCCTCTTTCTCCACCATCGAAGAGCTCTTCACTGCCGTAGAACGGCTATCATGCCTTTTCCTGACAAAGGGAGAGCTCGAAGAGCTAACCGAAGTGAAAGCTTCGGGGACAAAACGCTCCGGTTATTACGCCGACTCCTCACTTCACTCGATTTCCTTCGAAATGTTCCAGCGTTCCTTTAAGGCGACGCGCTTCAACCACCCTTTCAAGAGAATCGATGCTTTCCTGGCCGATGAAGAGGTCGGCGAGGGCCTTCAGGGTGAAGAAATCCTACTCTCTCTTGGCAGGCTTCCCCAAGAGAGCGCGCTGTTTTTGCTCAACACCAGCGAATCCGATAAAAGCACACTTGCCAAGCGCCTGGCCGACGGGGCCATCTCCCTGCCTGAGGAAACCGATGTTTCCCTTGGCTACCTCTCTTCGGGTTTTGGCGTTCACGACCCTGCTTTCTTGGTGATTCCGACGACAGAGATCACGCACCGCCACCGCATCCGTCGTCAGAAGATGCGCAGCACCTACCACTTCACCCCCTCCGAATTCTTCGACCTAGCCAAGGGCGAACTTGTCGTCCACTTGCAGCACGGCATCGGACGATACCTAGGCCAGGAGAAGCAAAAGGATGTGCACGGCCACGAAAAAGAGCATCTGCTGATCGAATATGCCGACAATTCACGCCTTTTTGTGCCGATGCACCAGATGCACCTTGTCACCAAATATATCGGCGCTACGGACGATATTCCGAAGCTGCACGAGATTGGGGGAACCAGGTGGGCCAAGACAAGGGAGAAGACGGAAAAAGCCATTGTCGGTTATGCCAAAGACCTGCTTGAACTCTATGCCAAACGGGAATTCAAGGGTGGCTTCAGCTTTAACGAAGACAGCGCCGACATGCAGGCCTTCGAAGAGGAGTTTCCCTATGAAGAGACCGAAGACCAGCTGGATGCGATTGCAAGAGTGAAAGAGGACATGCGTTCCAAAAAGGCGATGGACCGTCTGATCTGCGGGGATGTCGGCTACGGAAAAACGGAAGTGGCGATGCGCGCCTCCTTTAAGGCTGTGGTCGACGGCGGCAAGCAAGTCGCCATGCTCGTTCCCACGACCGTGCTTGCCATGCAGCACTACGAAAACTTCGTCGAAAGGATGAGGAACTTCCCTGTGCGCATAGGAATCCTCTCCCGATTTCAGACTCCGAAGGAGCAAAAAAGGACGATCGAAGGAGTGTTCGACGGCAGCGTCGACATTCTGATCGGAACCCACCGCATCGTCAGCGGCGATATCCTCTTTAAAGACTTAGGCCTTGTCATCATCGATGAAGAACAGCGCTTCGGCGTGAAGGCTAAAGAGCACTTAAAGCGTATCAAGGTGGGAGTCGACTGCCTGACCCTTTCGGCAACTCCTATTCCAAGGACTCTATACCTCTCCCTTTCGGGTGCCCGGGACATGTCCGTCATCAACACTCCCCCGCAAGATCGCCTGCCGATCAAAACGGCGATCACGGAGCCTGCTGATCAGGTGATCAAAACGGCACTGATGAGGGAACTTGCCAGGGATGGTCAGGCGTTCTTTATCCACAACCGTGTCGAGACCCTGCCCGATATGGAGATACGCCTGCAGAAGCTGCTGCCTAAAGCGCGCATCGCTTCCGTCCACGGACAGATGCACTCGGACGAAATCGATACGATGTTCCACGCCTTCAAAAGCGGTAAGATCGATATCTTAGTGGCCACCTCGATTATAGAAAGCGGCATCGACATCCCGAACGCCAACACCATTTTAATCGACCGCGCGGATCGCTTTGGCCTGGCGGAACTCTACCAGCTAAGGGGACGGGTTGGACGCTGGAACAGACGTGCCTATGCCTACTTTTTGGTGAACCGCATCCAGTCGTTGCCTGAACTGACCCGCAAAAGGTTGACGGCTCTCGCCGAATCGGTGGGCTTTGGCGGGGGGATGAAACTTGCCATGCGCGACTTGGAAATCCGCGGAGCGGGCGATATTTTGGGAACCGAGCAGTCGGGACATGTCGCCAGCATCGGATTCCACTTTTACTGCAAACTGCTCAAGAGGACAATCAGGGCGCTGCAAGGTGAAAAGGTGCCGCTCCTTGTCGAAACCAAAATCGATCTGCCCTACGAAGCGTTTATCCCGGAAAGCTATGTAGACACCTCTTCGCTGCGCATGGAGATCTACCAAAGGATCGGGGAAGCGGAACATTTTGAGGCGCTGGAGGCTCTTTGGAGCGAGCTGCGCGACCGGTTTGGCCCTCAGCCCCGTCCAGTGAAAACCCTCTACCACCTAAGCCGCATCCGCCTGCACGCCGCCAAAAAGGGGTATACACACCTCAAACTCGACAACGTCTCGTTGCTTGCCGAGAAAACCAAAGGGCGCGAAATAATAGAGTCAAGAAGGCTGTTGGTAGGCAGCAAACCTTCCATTGAAGATCTGGAAGTTAAAATTTTGAAAAATCTCTAG